A genomic segment from Glycine max cultivar Williams 82 chromosome 1, Glycine_max_v4.0, whole genome shotgun sequence encodes:
- the LOC102667019 gene encoding WRKY transcription factor 22 encodes MDWDLQAIVGCNKAPAATVMDNPHLIFSQHFCPEEQDDLLCNFQEFSETTTVVDELEELYKPSYPRHVHDNPLPVVANSPPILDEKVKELKPSDKTASRCKKSKKRQKNKRVVTAADGVSDPWAWRKYGQKPIKGSPYPRSYYRCSSSKGCLARKHVERSHLDPGVFIVTYTAEHSDPHPTCKNSQQRKNSSTIPLPTTRTRDDQHTLIPVVAEAIEDEHEEIKELKKEEDFVEGVGFQASKLRN; translated from the exons ATGGATTGGGATTTGCAAGCTATTGTGGGATGCAACAAAGCCCCTGCAGCCACCGTGATGGACAACCCGCATCTCATTTTTTCTCAACATTTCTGTCCTGAAGAACAAGATGACCTACTTTGCAATTTTCAGGAATTCTCAGAAACCACAACGGTGGTTGATGAATTAGAAGAGCTTTACAAACCTTCCTACCCTCGTCATGTTCATGACAACCCTCTTCCCGTCGTTGCAAATTCCCCACCTATCCTAGATGAAAAAGTCAAAGAACTCAAACCATCAGACAAAACAGCATCTAGATGTAAAAAAAG CAAGAAGCGGCAGAAGAATAAGAGGGTGGTGACAGCTGCAGATGGTGTTTCGGACCCATGGGCATGGCGTAAATATGGGCAGAAACCAATAAAGGGGTCACCTTATCCTCGTAGCTATTATAGATGTAGCAGCTCCAAAGGGTGCTTAGCTAGGAAACACGTGGAACGGAGTCATTTGGATCCTGGAGTTTTCATAGTTACCTACACTGCAGAACACAGCGATCCTCACCCTACATGCAAAAACTCacaacaaagaaagaacagttccACAATTCCACTTCCAACTACAAGAACTCGGGATGATCAACACACATTAATACCTGTGGTGGCGGAGGCTATCGAAGATGAGCATGAAGAAATTAAGGAGCTTAAGAAAGAGGAAGATTTTGTAGAAGGTGTTGGTTTCCAAGCATCGAAGTTGAGGAACTAA